Part of the Xanthomonas sp. SI genome is shown below.
AATTCCTGGCCACCATGAGCCACGAGATCCGCACTCCGCTCAACGGCATCATTCCGATGCTGGAACTGATCGCGCGCGGCCAGCTCGGCACCGAGCAACGCGAGATGCTGCGCGCCGCCAACGACTCCTCGCTGCAGCTGCTGCGCATCGTCGACGACATCCTCGACTACTCCAAGCTGGAAGCGAACCGGCTGGAGCTGGAGATCACCAGCTTCAACCTGCGCGACCTGCTCGAAGGCGTGCTGCAGCTAATGCAGCGCTCGGCCGAGGCCAAGGGCCTGCGCGTGAGCCTGCAACTGGATCCGGCGGTGCGCCTGCCGGTGCGCGGCGACCCGGTGCGGCTGCGCCAGGTGCTGAGCAACCTGATCGGCAACGCGATCAAGTTCACCGCGCGCGGCAGCGTGGAGGTGCGCGTGCGCCGCCTCGGCGAGACCCCGGCGCAGCACCTGCTGCGCCTGGAAGTGCGCGACACCGGCATCGGCATCAGCGCCGAGCAGCAGGAACGGCTGTTCCGCTCCTTCACCCAGGCCGATGCCTCCACCACCCGCCTGTACGGCGGCACCGGCCTGGGGCTGGCGATCTGCAAGCGCATCGTCGACTTGATGGGCGGGCGCATCGGCGTGGAATCGGGCAGCGACCAGGGCGCCACGTTCTGGTTCGAGATCCCGCTGCTGAAGGTGATCGGCGACCTGCCGCAACTCCAGGGCGGCCTGCCGCGGCTGCACGCGCTGCTGGTCGGCGCCGACCTGCGCCTGTACCAGCGCCTGAAAGCGCTGCTGCCGAACTGGGGCGTGCAGCTGAGCAAGGTCGACTCGACCCAGGAAGCGCTGGAGCGGCTGCGCGCCGCCGGCCCCGCACTCCCGCCCTACGACCTGGTGATCGGCGACCTCGACGGCCTGCGCCAGAGCGCACGCGCGCTGCAGCGTGCCGTCGGGCGCCTGCCGGCGCCGCATGGCGTGCGCCTGATCTGGCTGTACGGGGAAGTGGAGATTCCCGACGAGATCCGCGCGCACGGCGCGCTGCTGTCGCGGCAGGCGGCGGACCTGGACCTGCGCGGGATGCTCGCGCTGGCGCCAGCGGCGGCTCCCGCTGCCAGCGTCGAGCCGACCTCGCCCGATGACGCGCTCTACCCCGCACACGCCGCCGAACCAACGCCAACCTCGGCCAGCGCCGCCGAACCGGAGCTGGACACCGCTGCCGGCCCGGCCTCGCCGCCCGCCGATTACCGCCTGCTGCTGGTCGAGGACAACCCGGTCAACCTGCTGGTCGCGCAGAAGCTGCTCGACGTGCTCGGCTACCGCAGCGACAGCGCCACGGACGGCGCCGCCGCACTGGCGAGATTGGACGCGCAGCCCTACGACCTGGTGCTGATGGACTGCCAGATGCCGGTCCTGGACGGCTATGCCGCGACCCGCCAATGGCGCCAGTCCGAAGCGGCGGCGGGACGGCCGCGACTGCCGATCGTGGCAATGACCGCCAACGCGATGGCCGGCGACCGCCAGCGCTGCCTGGAGGCCGGCATGGACGACTACCTGTCCAAGCCGGTCAACCGCGAACTGCTGGCGGAATGCCTGCAACGCTGGCTGCCGCACCGTGCCGCCAATGGTATGCCGGTGAATGCCGCGCTGGCGGATGTCGCGTTGTCGGCGGACGCGGAAGAAGCGGCTGCAGAAAACGCGGCAGCGCCGACAGCAACCGCCGCTGTCGCCGCCACGCCCGCTGCCAGCGTCGCCGACACGGCACCGATGTTGCCGCCGACCCCGTTGCCGGTGCTGGATATCGCGGTGCTAGACGAATTGCGCGAACTCGCCGGCAGCGCGACCACCGCGCAGATCGTGGAACTGTTCCTGGACGATGCGCCGCAGCTGATCCAGCGCCTGGAGCAGGCCGCCTCGATCCCGCAACTGGACCC
Proteins encoded:
- a CDS encoding hybrid sensor histidine kinase/response regulator; amino-acid sequence: MPARRRRPLPWLAASSAASAVAGALLGVPVLAPPPPWHLLAPLCIGIAALLAVVAGWRARQQAGALDAALARAALAESERDALQRDVHLRERLERELVQAKQAAEAAAMAKGEFLATMSHEIRTPLNGIIPMLELIARGQLGTEQREMLRAANDSSLQLLRIVDDILDYSKLEANRLELEITSFNLRDLLEGVLQLMQRSAEAKGLRVSLQLDPAVRLPVRGDPVRLRQVLSNLIGNAIKFTARGSVEVRVRRLGETPAQHLLRLEVRDTGIGISAEQQERLFRSFTQADASTTRLYGGTGLGLAICKRIVDLMGGRIGVESGSDQGATFWFEIPLLKVIGDLPQLQGGLPRLHALLVGADLRLYQRLKALLPNWGVQLSKVDSTQEALERLRAAGPALPPYDLVIGDLDGLRQSARALQRAVGRLPAPHGVRLIWLYGEVEIPDEIRAHGALLSRQAADLDLRGMLALAPAAAPAASVEPTSPDDALYPAHAAEPTPTSASAAEPELDTAAGPASPPADYRLLLVEDNPVNLLVAQKLLDVLGYRSDSATDGAAALARLDAQPYDLVLMDCQMPVLDGYAATRQWRQSEAAAGRPRLPIVAMTANAMAGDRQRCLEAGMDDYLSKPVNRELLAECLQRWLPHRAANGMPVNAALADVALSADAEEAAAENAAAPTATAAVAATPAASVADTAPMLPPTPLPVLDIAVLDELRELAGSATTAQIVELFLDDAPQLIQRLEQAASIPQLDPLRDAAHTLKSSAANVGALALSAAAARIEAGVRAHQLERPAVAVALVIAEFARARLALKGYRNTLRDAAESTAP